The DNA region TTGGTCTGCACAAAGCGCAAGCGAGTTTTGACCCTCGGTGAAGATTTGTACTTTGCCACAACCAATCAGTTGCTCAGAAGTTGAAACTTCCCATTGAGCTTGCTCCATAAGATCCAAAAACGCTTCAATGTCTGAATCTTTGATCACTTTCGACTCTTCGCCTTCTGGGAAGAATTGTGCGTAATAAGCAGAGATACGTTTGAAGATAAACAGCAAGCCTGCATCGTTCCCTTTTGAACGACCCGCTTTTTGCCAACGCGTTAAATCATCCCCAACAGTGCGACCGAAACGCTGTGATTTTAGCGCTTTGGTTACCCAACGAACCAAGTAATGATTGTTAGCAACTGGCGCATTCGCCAATTTACCTGAACGATGTTCCTGATCCAGTTCTTCCAGAGCAGAGTTAACCAAGTGTTGAATTTCTTTGGTGTAATTAGACATTACGCCTTTCTTCCTAAAGTCCAATAAAATAGTGCAGACAGCACTGAACAAGCAAACATAACGATGATCATCGGCCATGCAACACCGCTCGGCATGGCAGCAACCAGCGCACCAATAAGTGAACCAGTACCAAAACGCAAGGTGCCAGCAAGTGAAGATGCTGTGCCAGCCATGGTTGGGTAACCACTCAACAACAACGCCATTGAGTTACTACCAATCGTAGACAAGGTACCAATAAACAGCACGACAAATGGCACCATACCCCACAAACCAAGGTTGAACATCCAACCAACAAACAGACCAATACCCGCGGTTAATTGCACAGCTAAACCAAAACGAAGCATGGCATGAGAGCCGACTTTTTTCACCAAACGACCGTTGATGCTGGTCATGATGATCATCGCCACGATGTTCAAACCAAATAGATAACCAAATTGGTCCGGTCGAACACCATACAAATCTATATAGATAAATGAACCCGCCGTCAGGAATGCAAACATACCTGAGAACGAGAACGCCCCAGAAAGCATTAAACCTAATGCTTCAGGATTTGAACACAAACGTGCATAGTTGCGAATCGTTGTTCGGAATCTTAATGGCTGACGGTTTTCTGGTTTTAGCGTTTCCGGAATCATCCATAACACCAGCAAAATCACCACAACAGCAAAGATAGCCAATACCCAGAAGATAGAGCGCCAACCGAACCAGATCGCTAAGTGACCACCAATCATAGGCGCAACAAGCGGCGCAATAGTGATAACTAGCGTCACGAACGACATCGCACGCGCAAAGTCCTCGCGATCAAACATGTCACGAACAACTGCTTGGATAATGACAGCTGCCGCTGCACCAGCAAAGCCCTGTGCAGTACGCACATAGGTCAGCGCATCGATACCATTCGTGGTTGCACTGACTACCGCTGCCAAACCAAAAAAGAACACACCTAAAATGAGTACAGGTCGGCGGCCGTAGCTATCAGCTAGCGGTCCATGAAGCAACTGGCCTAACGCAAAACCTGCGGTGTACGCCGTTAACGTAATTTGCACTGCCCCTGCTGTCACGCCTAGATCTTTCGCGATAGTAGGCATAGCTGGTAGATACATATCGATAGCAAGCGGGGTTAATGCACCGATTGCACCGAGAACAAGAAACAATAAAAAACTGATTTGTGACTGGGGAGCACTTTGGGCTTTTTCTGTCATTGATTTACCTCTTGTTGTGGTCCTCCCATCAACATTCCACATTGATTGAGACAGATGAGTGACACTTCTCGAACACTGGCTTCATAACAGAGTTACAAAAAGCAGTGCATAGTATCCATACTATTGAGAAATACAGATGCCCAAGTACTTTTTCACTTTTTTAGTGTCACTTGAGCATTACTGACGAAAGTATACCAAGGCGGTCTTGACTAACTCGACGCTTAAACCTGCATGATGATTATGCGCAGCGACAATATAACCGAGCTAAAACGAAGAGGCGGTGACGTTAACACCGTCTGTACTTATCGTCAGTAAGGACCAACAAGAGAAAAGGTTTTTCTCAGATTAAATACAGTTCAGCCTGCGTTTACGAGCAGCGAATACATGACTGGTTCAGTCATTAACACAAATTTGGTAGGAAACCCCATTCTGAGTGATTTCCTACCAAAACACTAGTTCCTATCTAGAACTAAACAATTTCCCAGAACAGCGATTATTTCCAATCAGAAAGAATTACTTTAATACCGATTCGACTTCTTCTTCGGTTAACACACGGTAATCACCCGGCTCTAGTGCCTCATCCAGAACGATAGAACCAATACGCTCACGGTGAAGGTGTTCAACCTTATTGCCAAGAGCAGCAAACATGCGCTTCACTTGGTGATATTTGCCTTCCACTATCGTCAGAAGCACTTCATTTTCCGCTTCGTTCACGATTTCTAGTTTGGCAGGTAACGTTGCTTCACGCTCATTACGTAGCTCGATACCTTCAGCAAACTTCTCCACGTAGTCTGGCTCAATCGCATCCACCAACCAAACACGATAGGTTTTCTCACACTTGTGCTTAGGTGAAGTAATACGATGAGACCATTGGCCGTCGTCAGTGATCAAAACTAATCCTGTCGTATCGACATCCAAGCGACCAGCAAAGTGCAAGTTTTCTACTTTCGGCTCATCGAGCAAAACGAAAGCGGTTGGGTTGTGCCCATCTTCATGCGAACAAACAAAGTCCGCAGGCTTATACAACATGATGTAACGTGGGCCTGGTTTACCAACGTCACGACCATCCCACTGGACGACACCACCTTCTGGTACTTTAAAGGAACCACTTTTTTGTACTTCACCATCGATGGTGACTTCGCCACTTTTGATGATCTTTGTTGCCTGCTTGCGAGTCGCACCCAGAGCATCACACAAATATTTATCTAAACGCATGAATACCTCATTGAATTATACCCAAATGACCTCTGCCCAAGCCAATTAAGCCAAAGATCGGTAAGTAAAACCGCACTCAAAAGTCACTTGGGTATAAAAGTCGGGTATTATAACGATCCTAATTCGAATAGTTGAGCAATTTCACAGATTTTCATGTACACCCTTCGCCCTTACCAAGCCGACTCTGTAAAAGCGGTGATTCATTATTTTCGCAAACACACCACACCAGCGGTCATTGTACTGCCAACAGGTGCTGGTAAGAGTTTGGTTATTGCAGAACTGGCGAGACTTGCCAAGGGACGCGTATTGGTGCTTGCGCACGTTAAAGAGTTGGTGGAACAAAACCACGCCAAGTACGAAGGCTACGATTTAAAAGGCTCGATTTTTTCGGCGGGCTTAGGCAGAAAAGAAACCGATCAACAGGTGGTATTCGCATCCGTTCAATCAGTCGTACGCAATTTAGATTCATTCAAAAACCAATTTTCTTTGCTGGTCATTGATGAATGCCACCGCGTACCCGATGATAAAGACAGCAGCTACCAAAAAGTCATCACTCACCTAAGAGAGCTCAATCCAGGTATCAAGGTCCTTGGCTTAACCGCAACGCCATATCGTCTTGGGATGGGTTGGATTTACCAATACCACACTCGCGGACAAGTTCGTACCGAAGAACCTCGTTTTTTCCGTGATTGTATCTTCGAACTACCGATTCGTTATTTATTGGATGAAAACTTCTTAACACCTGCTCGTATTATGGATGCGCCAGTACTTTCCTATGACTTCTCGCAGCTTAAGCCAGCCAATACTGGACGATACAAAGAAGCCGAAATGGATATGGTGATCGACAAAGCCAAACGCGCCACGCCACAAATCGTTGAACAGATCATTCAATACGCCAAAGAACGTAAAGGTGTGATGGTATTTGCTGCGACGGTACGACACGCTCAAGAAATTCATGGTTTATTACCTGAAGGGGAAACATCCATTGTGATTGGTGATACACCAACTCCAGAGCGAGATGCGATCATTCAGTCGTTTAAAAACCGTGAGATTAAATACCTAGTTAACGTCTCCGTGTTAACAACCGGCTTCGATGCACCGCATGTAGATTTGATCGCGATTCTACGGCCCACGGAATCAGTCAGCTTGTATCAGCAAATTGTTGGTCGTGGTCTGCGTTTGTCAGAAGGCAAAACCGAATGTTTAGTGCTCGATTATGCCGGTAACAGCTATGACTTATACCAACCAGAAGTGGGCGACCCAAAGCCAGACTCCACCAGCGAGATCATCACCATTCCCTGCCCTGCTTGCGGATTCAACAATAACTTTTGGGGCAAGTTAGACAGTAATGGTTTCTTGCTTGAGCACTTTGGCCGTCGCTGCCAAGGCTATTTTGAAGATGACGAAACCGGAGAACGCGAGCATTGTCGTTATCGGTTTAGAGCAAAATACTGCGGCGAATGTGGGGCAGATAATGATATTGCTGCTCGTATTTGCCATGAGTGCGACGCCACACTCGTCGATCCAGATAAAAAGCTGAAAGAGGCATTGAACCTCAAAGACGCGCTTATCTTTGAATGCACAGAAATGGACTTGTCGGTATTCAAATCCAGTGATGGAAAGTCGCAACTGAAAGTCACGTACTCTGGAGAGTCTTATCAAGGTGAAGGGAATGCATTGGTGCATGAGTTTTGGTCTTTAAACACCAAAAAGCAAAAGCAAACCTTCAAAGATCAATTTGTTCGCCCTCATTTAGCCGACAAGCATCGCCCATTTGAAGAGGCTTCACCAACCAAAGTGGTCTCGAATCAGCATCGCTTTCGCTTACCTCAATTTGTGATAGCGAGAAAGTCTGGACGTTTTTGGAAGTTACGTGACAAGATCTTTGAAGACGAGTTGAAGCAATAAAGCGTAAACCACGGCGTCGAAACTCAGAGTAAGACGCCGCGATTGTCTTTAAAACAGGTCTATCATTTAGAGCGGTACATGTCTTGGTCAGCAAGCTCAATGACATCCATGAGTGACTCATTCCCCGTTGCTTTTGCCACGCCAGTAGTAACTTGAACCTCTACGTCATATTGAGTCAAAGGTCGCTCAGCAATGCTTTCTCGTAAACGCTCAGCTAACCTTTCCGCCGCGTCAAGTGGACACGATGGCATAATGACAACAAACTCATCTCCTCCAAATCGAATCAACCAGTCGCTTTGTCTGAACGTGGCTTTCATCGTCCGAGCAATATGAATAAGCGCTAAATCCCCCGCTTTATGTCCGTGCGTGTCATTAATTTGCTTGAATTTCTTACCGTCTATCAGAATAACAGTGTAACGACCTTGCTTGATCGCATTTTCAAACTCTTTGTCTTCAAAAACTTTTCGATTGTACAAAGAGGTTAGTTCATCTTTACTAGCCCTTTCAATTGCGCTAGCCAGGTGGCTTTTGTGTTGCATATTGGATGAATAAAGTCTATGAATTACCCATATCACGATCCAAGTAACAAATAGCACCCACAGATTATCAATGAGTACTTTAATAATGGGCAACTGATAGACTATAGCAGTGTCACTGTCTATCGGAAGAATCAACCCTCCAGCTAGGTTAGATAAAGGGTAATTATCATAGCCAATCTTATAGTAATGAAAGTCCCCTACCAACTCTGTTCTAATCGTTCGCCCATCTAAATTTTTGTAAGAAATACGGAGATCTATCACGAAATCACCAATGATAGTTCCATCTACATAAACGGGACTCATTATCTCGATAATATCAACATTTGGGTTTTCCGATTTATATATATCTGAAACAACAAGTCGGTCTACCAATTCAGTCTTGTGCATATTGAGAGAGCAAGTTCGAGTGGATGAACATATAAGTGGATCAAAAAGCCGTTCAGAAACAGGGTAATGCTCAGTTGGGGCCGCAGCAAACACTAGCTTTTTACCTACATACGAGCGGTAATAAATATTGACATTTTCCTTACGAGTCAGTTTATCGCTAAACATTAAAAAATCATCTAGCACGTCAAAGGCCACAAGTTCACTATTCGTCATTACAGAGTCATTTAATGATAGAACTCTGTCTGAAGTATCAACTTCTTCCGTTAACTTTATGTTGGAATTATTATCTAATTTGGCTTCCATTAGTAAACCTGCCAACACTGCAGAAGTTTTGTACAAGTCAAGAGTGTTTGCAACAGAGTTAAATTCTCTATTGGTCCTGTCTATCTCTATTATAGAGATAAAAGATACGGCTATAACGTATACAGCCAAGGAAATAAGTGACGATTTTTGGGATAACTTTAAAAATAACATTCTATAACTGCCTTTGTTTGACTTGAAGACGCCTTTCAGCCAACGTCTCCACTAAGTCCCTCCTTAACCCCAACTATTAACAACAATGCCAATTTAAAGCTGGGGTGAAAATATACATGCGACAGCCTCGACAATTATAGGCACGCCAACAAATTAGAGCATCAAAATGCCCAGCAAACCAACTTAAGGCTTTTTATCAATAACTTATAAAGCCCTAGCCATATCAAACGTGTTATCAAACTTATTGCCACATTCACTTTCCATTCATGTACAAGCGGATATAATTTTGCTAACTCTCCCAAAAAGGCTTTGCTATGTCTAAATCCTTCATTACACGCAAGCTTCCTATGCTGATAGGTTTAGTGCCGCTTTTATTGTCCGCGCCAAGCTTTGCAAATCATCACGATCATCATGACGGCAAAGATGGGCATGCCATTGTTCGTGATGTTGAAAAACCGGGAACCCGAATTGAATTCGATGAAGATCAAGATGAAGTCTACCGCGCGGTACAGAAAGGCTATATTCGCCCTTTCTCAGAAATGTACGAAGCGGTGGAGAATGACCTTTATGGGCGTATTATTAAAGTAGAGCTAGAAGAAGATGACGATGAATGGGTTTACGAGCTAAAAATCCTGTTTGATGACAGCGTGATAAAAGTGGAATACGACGCCGCTACGCTTGAAATGTTAGAAATCAAAGGTCGTAACTTCAATAAAGCGCTCAAACCGCAATAATCCATCAAACATAATAAGAAGAAAGAACATGAAAATACTTGTTGTCGAAGATGAACCTCGCCTAGGCGAACAAATTATCGAAACTTTAGAAAATAATGGTTGGGTACCAGAACTTTCCCAAGATGGCATTGATGCCCTTTATCGCGCTACCTCTGAAGAGTGGGATGTGATTGTGCTTGATCTAGGCTTGCCAAAACTGGATGGTTTAACGGTACTTAAAGGGATTCGAGATGAGAACATCAACACCCCCGTTGTCATACTCAGTGCTCGCGACTCCCTATCCCAACGCGTTGAAGGCTTAAACGCAGGCGCCGATGATTACTTGACTAAGCCATTTGAAATGATGGAATTAACGGCTCGCTTACGTGCTCAATTGCGTCGGGCATCAGGTAATGCCTCTCCAGTCATGAAAATTGGAGACTTAAGCTTAGATACACGTTCTTCTAAGGTATTGTGGCAAGGGCAAGCTGTTAGCCTAACTGCACTGGAATACAAAGTGGTCGCATATTTTATGCATAACCCAGAAAAAGTGATTTCACGTACCGAGTTGGTTGAGCATATTTACAAACAAGACTTTGATCGTGACTCGAACACCATCGAAGTGTTCATCGGTCGAATTCGTAAAAAAATTGCTCCGAAGATCATTAAAACCGTACGTGGATTGGGGTATCAGTTGAATGCCGAGTAAAAACAAACTACCAATGCATGTTCTCAAGCGTCTTAGTATCAAAAGCCGCTTAGTACTTGCGGCGGTGGTTTGGCTCACCGCCATGATCCTCGCCGCTGGCGTGACCATTCCAACTCAAGTTTATAACTACATGGTGGATGATACACGTTCACAGTTGAATGTTTATATGGACGAAATTGCCGCCCAGTTAGAGGTCGGCAGTAAAGGCCAACTATCCCTTTCCACCCCGCTTTCCGACCCTCGATTTAGTCGCCCATACAGTGGCTTATATTGGAGCG from Vibrio hyugaensis includes:
- a CDS encoding DEAD/DEAH box helicase, whose protein sequence is MYTLRPYQADSVKAVIHYFRKHTTPAVIVLPTGAGKSLVIAELARLAKGRVLVLAHVKELVEQNHAKYEGYDLKGSIFSAGLGRKETDQQVVFASVQSVVRNLDSFKNQFSLLVIDECHRVPDDKDSSYQKVITHLRELNPGIKVLGLTATPYRLGMGWIYQYHTRGQVRTEEPRFFRDCIFELPIRYLLDENFLTPARIMDAPVLSYDFSQLKPANTGRYKEAEMDMVIDKAKRATPQIVEQIIQYAKERKGVMVFAATVRHAQEIHGLLPEGETSIVIGDTPTPERDAIIQSFKNREIKYLVNVSVLTTGFDAPHVDLIAILRPTESVSLYQQIVGRGLRLSEGKTECLVLDYAGNSYDLYQPEVGDPKPDSTSEIITIPCPACGFNNNFWGKLDSNGFLLEHFGRRCQGYFEDDETGEREHCRYRFRAKYCGECGADNDIAARICHECDATLVDPDKKLKEALNLKDALIFECTEMDLSVFKSSDGKSQLKVTYSGESYQGEGNALVHEFWSLNTKKQKQTFKDQFVRPHLADKHRPFEEASPTKVVSNQHRFRLPQFVIARKSGRFWKLRDKIFEDELKQ
- a CDS encoding PepSY domain-containing protein translates to MSKSFITRKLPMLIGLVPLLLSAPSFANHHDHHDGKDGHAIVRDVEKPGTRIEFDEDQDEVYRAVQKGYIRPFSEMYEAVENDLYGRIIKVELEEDDDEWVYELKILFDDSVIKVEYDAATLEMLEIKGRNFNKALKPQ
- the rsuA gene encoding 16S rRNA pseudouridine(516) synthase RsuA codes for the protein MRLDKYLCDALGATRKQATKIIKSGEVTIDGEVQKSGSFKVPEGGVVQWDGRDVGKPGPRYIMLYKPADFVCSHEDGHNPTAFVLLDEPKVENLHFAGRLDVDTTGLVLITDDGQWSHRITSPKHKCEKTYRVWLVDAIEPDYVEKFAEGIELRNEREATLPAKLEIVNEAENEVLLTIVEGKYHQVKRMFAALGNKVEHLHRERIGSIVLDEALEPGDYRVLTEEEVESVLK
- a CDS encoding Bcr/CflA family multidrug efflux MFS transporter — protein: MTEKAQSAPQSQISFLLFLVLGAIGALTPLAIDMYLPAMPTIAKDLGVTAGAVQITLTAYTAGFALGQLLHGPLADSYGRRPVLILGVFFFGLAAVVSATTNGIDALTYVRTAQGFAGAAAAVIIQAVVRDMFDREDFARAMSFVTLVITIAPLVAPMIGGHLAIWFGWRSIFWVLAIFAVVVILLVLWMIPETLKPENRQPLRFRTTIRNYARLCSNPEALGLMLSGAFSFSGMFAFLTAGSFIYIDLYGVRPDQFGYLFGLNIVAMIIMTSINGRLVKKVGSHAMLRFGLAVQLTAGIGLFVGWMFNLGLWGMVPFVVLFIGTLSTIGSNSMALLLSGYPTMAGTASSLAGTLRFGTGSLIGALVAAMPSGVAWPMIIVMFACSVLSALFYWTLGRKA
- a CDS encoding DUF2913 family protein; the encoded protein is MSNYTKEIQHLVNSALEELDQEHRSGKLANAPVANNHYLVRWVTKALKSQRFGRTVGDDLTRWQKAGRSKGNDAGLLFIFKRISAYYAQFFPEGEESKVIKDSDIEAFLDLMEQAQWEVSTSEQLIGCGKVQIFTEGQNSLALCADQCESCFDGEVLVKPMSWFVRGNHAEFVEKATQAGYMVHKVTDYKSMVKYHGEYLIFPANEGNQLAEIPLSFKAD
- a CDS encoding response regulator transcription factor — protein: MKILVVEDEPRLGEQIIETLENNGWVPELSQDGIDALYRATSEEWDVIVLDLGLPKLDGLTVLKGIRDENINTPVVILSARDSLSQRVEGLNAGADDYLTKPFEMMELTARLRAQLRRASGNASPVMKIGDLSLDTRSSKVLWQGQAVSLTALEYKVVAYFMHNPEKVISRTELVEHIYKQDFDRDSNTIEVFIGRIRKKIAPKIIKTVRGLGYQLNAE
- a CDS encoding GGDEF domain-containing protein; translation: MLFLKLSQKSSLISLAVYVIAVSFISIIEIDRTNREFNSVANTLDLYKTSAVLAGLLMEAKLDNNSNIKLTEEVDTSDRVLSLNDSVMTNSELVAFDVLDDFLMFSDKLTRKENVNIYYRSYVGKKLVFAAAPTEHYPVSERLFDPLICSSTRTCSLNMHKTELVDRLVVSDIYKSENPNVDIIEIMSPVYVDGTIIGDFVIDLRISYKNLDGRTIRTELVGDFHYYKIGYDNYPLSNLAGGLILPIDSDTAIVYQLPIIKVLIDNLWVLFVTWIVIWVIHRLYSSNMQHKSHLASAIERASKDELTSLYNRKVFEDKEFENAIKQGRYTVILIDGKKFKQINDTHGHKAGDLALIHIARTMKATFRQSDWLIRFGGDEFVVIMPSCPLDAAERLAERLRESIAERPLTQYDVEVQVTTGVAKATGNESLMDVIELADQDMYRSK